In Salvelinus namaycush isolate Seneca unplaced genomic scaffold, SaNama_1.0 Scaffold419, whole genome shotgun sequence, the DNA window attcagttggacacatcttcctccagttcattcagttggacacatcttcctccgtttcattcagttggacacatcttcctccgtttcattcagttggacacctcttcctctgtttcattcagttggacacatcttcctctgtttcattcagttggacacatcttcctccatttcattcagttggacacatcttcctccatttcattcagttggacacatcttcctccagttcattcagttggacacatcttcctccgtttcattcagttggacacatcttcctccgtttcattcagttggacacatcttcctccgtttcattcagttggacacatcttcctccgtttcattcagttggacacctcttcctccgtttcattcagttggacacatcttcctccgtttcattcagttggacacatcttcctccgtttcattcagttggacacctcttcctccgtttcattcagttggacacctcttcctccgtttcattcagttggacacatcttcctccgtttcattcagttggacacatcttcctccgtttcattcagttggacacatcttcctccgtttcattcagttggaaacatcttcctccgtttcattcagttgtacacatcttcctccgtttcattcagttggacacatcttcctccgtttcattcagtatATTACATATCTGTAATTGAGTCAGAGTCGCTAAGCCTTGTGGGATATTAATGAATGTGAACTCAGCAACCGTAATTCCAGAACAGTCCCACTGTTGTAATAGTGTGATGTGTATCTTCTGACAGACTCTATGCTGAGTAAAGTCATGTTTTTATCCTAAAACGTTGTTCTACCAGAACCAAAGTGTGGATGCAGTCACTATTTAGAGCAGTCTAATCTCATTAACCCAGAACTATAATCTTGTGtgattaagttctgggtccatacgTGTTAGAAACTACAGGAGGTGAGTCACATGTTATTTGTTACAGCAGTTTCCATGGAaacatacagaggagtttatgcAAATCAACCCTTTCTGTCTTGACACATGAAGGCGGAGTCTCTGAAAACCTATTTAAATCAGTCTGTCCTGACTCAGCTCAacagtctccagtctaccaactggtctctgaAATAACTATTTAAAGCAGTCTGTCCTGACTCAGATCAacagtctccagtctaccaactggtctctgttataactatttaaatcagtctgtcctgactcagctcaacagtctccagtctaccaactggtctctgtaaCTTCATCTTTGTCTCTGTGATGAACAGTCTTCAGGTGATGATGGGGGTATTGAatcatctctctactctcctccttctctctctccttcctcctgctctctctcatgTAGTGAATAAGTTCAGTGATGTTCCAGATTGTGAGAAGTTCTTCCTGGATGGGCAAACTCCAAATCTCCCAGGTATTTTGGATGGTGGGACAGTCCAGAACCAGAACCGCTACAAGCCGATTTGCCAGAAGTACAAAACAATCTACAGGTTTGCAACTCTCTACGACACGACCAACAGGATCCCTGTGTTCTCAGCCTACAACTTCACTGGTCCTGGGTGCAACAGAACAAGTCAGACCTGGATGATAGAGCCCCAGGTAGGACTAATGTTTGTCATATAACATAACATGTGTATTTGTTTACTGGTATATATCACAGACAGTTATGTTACCTAGTCAGTCCTGGATGATGGAGCCCCAGGTAGGACTAATGTTTGTCATATAACATAACATGTGTATTTGTTTACTGGTATATATCACAGACAGTTATGTTACCTAGTCAGCCCTGGATGATAGAGCCCCAGGTAGGACTAATGTTTTGTCATATAACATGTGTATTTATTTACTGCTATAGACAAACAGTTTCTTTGAGACACGAATGTGTTGCAACCATTTTCAGCTTAAGTCTGGATTGCTATATTATGACTTTTTTTACgagttaatgtctaaactagttaaagagttgtaatgtctgactGATGTTTCTGCAGCTTGAAAATTTTAATATAAAAGAGATGAAAACCCAACAAGAGTTGAAGGTGCTTAATAATAAAACAGACATAAGAGTCGACCATCAGGCTGCAGACGCAGACTACAGTGCAACAATAAGTAGCATGGATCTGGACAGAGGTCACCTGTTCCCATGTAAAGCCACACCTGATGATGATACCGTGAGGTCCACCTTCACCCTGACAAACGTCGTTCCCCAGGAAAGAGGCTTCAACCGAGGCAGATGGTGTAAAATGGAGGGCAGATTCAGAGTAGCTCTTATGAACTGTAAGAATAACAACAACCAGATAGAAGCCTATGTGGTGACTGGAGCAGTTCCCAACGACAACAACGTAATACTGAACAACAGAGTGAACATCCCAGATCTCATGTGGACAGCCTTCTGCTgttacaacaacaagatcaaGAAGTGGATGGCCGGAGCATACTGGGGGGAGAACAAAAAGGACAATGGTAAAATATTGAACCTGGAAACCTTGGGAGCACTCGAAGTCAAGTTGAAGAAAAGCTACAATGTTGATATCAAGGTGTTTCACGATAAATGTCCAAGAAAAGTTAATGTACAACAGGTTGAGCATGTAGATGAGGTTGAGCCGGGGAAAAAGACGGAAGGGAGCGGAGAGGGGAGTAATAAGATGGAGAGAACATCAGGGGAGTTAAAGGAATGTGATGACGAGGATGGATGTGATTGTGACTGTGATGAAAAGTAATGAGTTTTGTCCAGTGGTAATTCCCACAACTATTGAGTACACATTGGTTAAGTAATAAGGGTTAAATGGTTATAATagggttataatggttataataagggttataatggttataataagggttaaaatggttataataagggttaaaatggttataataagggttataatggttataataagggttataatggttataataagggttatagtggttataatAAGGATTATAgtggttataataagggttatagtggttataataagggttatagtggttataataagggttataatggttataataagggttataatggttataataagggttaaaatggttataataagggttaaaatggttataataagggttaaaatggttataataagggttaaaatggttataataagggttatactggttataataagggttaaaatggttataataagggttaaaatggttataataagggttatagtggttataataagggttaaaatggttataataagggttataatggttataataagggttataatggttataataagggttataatggttataataagggttataatggttataataagggttataatggttataattAAACAAGTTTAAGGGTTATAAACATTAAAGACAAGCTCTGTTACTTTGGCGACTAagaaagtatattttaaacctccCACTTTGTGCTGGATGTATCAATGTGTCGTTCATACAAATAGAaactatgagcagaattactgtttccCTACATTTCACCCCCCCTAGCAAATTGAGTCTTAGCCAATGAGCATCAGCCCCTCACATGTGAGTGAAAACTAGTGTGGTGGCAGAATTTGTGTTGAACTGTTGTAACTTCTCAAGGGACATGTTCTGTGTTGGACTGTGATGCCTTTCATAGAGTCCTGGTGTGTCTgtaccttaaacacaaggccattgtgttctGGAACTGTTGCTGGTATAAATAACTGTAACAATCTGATGGTATTATCACCTCCCACTATATAAGGGACATGGAACCATTTACTCAGGGGGTTCTTCCCTGTGAAATCACAATCAT includes these proteins:
- the LOC120041216 gene encoding endonuclease domain-containing 1 protein-like isoform X1, producing the protein MCWVPNQEPHTELTVHHCHFPGREKFCLKMCWVNKFSDVPDCEKFFLDGQTPNLPGILDGGTVQNQNRYKPICQKYKTIYRFATLYDTTNRIPVFSAYNFTGPGCNRTSQTWMIEPQLENFNIKEMKTQQELKVLNNKTDIRVDHQAADADYSATISSMDLDRGHLFPCKATPDDDTVRSTFTLTNVVPQERGFNRGRWCKMEGRFRVALMNCKNNNNQIEAYVVTGAVPNDNNVILNNRVNIPDLMWTAFCCYNNKIKKWMAGAYWGENKKDNGKILNLETLGALEVKLKKSYNVDIKVFHDKCPRKVNVQQVEHVDEVEPGKKTEGSGEGSNKMERTSGELKECDDEDGCDCDCDEK
- the LOC120041216 gene encoding endonuclease domain-containing 1 protein-like isoform X2, which translates into the protein MCWVNKFSDVPDCEKFFLDGQTPNLPGILDGGTVQNQNRYKPICQKYKTIYRFATLYDTTNRIPVFSAYNFTGPGCNRTSQTWMIEPQLENFNIKEMKTQQELKVLNNKTDIRVDHQAADADYSATISSMDLDRGHLFPCKATPDDDTVRSTFTLTNVVPQERGFNRGRWCKMEGRFRVALMNCKNNNNQIEAYVVTGAVPNDNNVILNNRVNIPDLMWTAFCCYNNKIKKWMAGAYWGENKKDNGKILNLETLGALEVKLKKSYNVDIKVFHDKCPRKVNVQQVEHVDEVEPGKKTEGSGEGSNKMERTSGELKECDDEDGCDCDCDEK